One window of Bacillus alkalicellulosilyticus genomic DNA carries:
- a CDS encoding SurA N-terminal domain-containing protein, whose translation MKKHFITTLLILITLAFVAACGTGEEKAGQATHDNEVIASVNGDSIFRSDFEYAIQAMALRTGVDLTTEVEEDTRQFLEEQALEQLIDQKLVVQDAEAKGIEVSQEEVSEQLELLKDQAQFESDEEFVAYLEEQDLTLAEIEDDIRIQMLIGKYFEELQTDITVTEEEVQDYFDEIVAMYGEEFEETPDLEEEREIIEAQVKNEKLMAEVETLVANLRETSDIVINI comes from the coding sequence TTGAAAAAACATTTTATTACTACGTTACTGATTCTAATTACACTAGCATTTGTTGCTGCATGTGGAACAGGCGAAGAAAAAGCTGGACAAGCCACTCATGACAATGAAGTCATTGCAAGCGTAAATGGGGACTCCATTTTTAGAAGTGATTTTGAATATGCGATTCAAGCGATGGCATTAAGAACTGGTGTTGATTTGACGACTGAAGTGGAAGAAGACACTCGTCAATTTCTTGAAGAACAAGCGTTAGAGCAATTAATTGACCAAAAGTTAGTTGTGCAAGATGCCGAAGCAAAAGGTATTGAGGTTAGCCAAGAAGAAGTGTCTGAACAACTTGAACTACTAAAAGACCAAGCTCAATTCGAGTCAGATGAAGAGTTTGTAGCATACCTTGAAGAACAAGACTTAACACTGGCTGAAATTGAAGATGATATTCGTATTCAAATGCTAATCGGAAAATATTTTGAAGAACTTCAAACCGACATTACAGTGACAGAAGAAGAAGTTCAAGACTATTTTGATGAAATAGTTGCAATGTACGGCGAAGAATTTGAAGAAACACCTGATTTAGAAGAAGAAAGAGAAATAATTGAAGCACAAGTAAAGAACGAAAAACTAATGGCAGAAGTCGAAACCCTTGTAGCCAACCTCCGAGAAACAAGCGACATCGTAATTAATATATAA
- a CDS encoding PLP-dependent aminotransferase family protein, protein MKYAFSKRVRHLQSSAVRDILKVVNQGNVISFAGGLPDEELFPIAGLQAAFEKTFASGKKALQYAETEGYLPLRDVLIERMKRKGITSYSANDVLVTTGSQQAIDLFSKVVFNPGDVILAENPTYLAALQVFESYEAHVIGVESDEHGMIPEDLEEKVKRYRPKCIYVVPTFSNPTGKVWSMERRQQLLALAQKYHVIVFEDDPYGDIQFNKDEEYAPIASLDKKGTHVLYTSTFSKTAVPALRTGWITGPYQIIRLMSQAKQANDLHSNSLAQQALYHLCMDYDLDGHIQMLIREYDARMKLMLGELEKANLPGMSYVVPKGGMFFWIELDESVDTTDMLATAVERGVAYVPGSPFYVGKGKENTLRLNFTHSTPEKIEKGMKLLTEVLQENRQEIITP, encoded by the coding sequence ATGAAATATGCTTTTTCAAAGCGTGTAAGACATTTGCAATCATCAGCTGTTCGGGATATTTTGAAGGTTGTCAATCAAGGAAACGTGATCTCATTTGCAGGTGGTTTACCTGATGAAGAATTATTTCCTATCGCAGGCCTTCAAGCAGCATTTGAAAAAACGTTTGCAAGTGGAAAGAAAGCATTGCAATATGCGGAAACGGAAGGATATTTACCGCTAAGGGATGTATTAATTGAGCGGATGAAACGGAAAGGAATTACAAGTTATAGTGCTAATGATGTTCTTGTAACTACCGGTTCGCAGCAAGCTATTGATTTATTTTCAAAAGTTGTTTTTAATCCTGGTGATGTGATTCTAGCGGAAAATCCAACGTATCTTGCCGCACTTCAAGTGTTTGAATCTTATGAGGCACATGTTATTGGTGTCGAGTCGGATGAACACGGAATGATACCTGAAGACTTAGAAGAAAAAGTAAAAAGATACCGACCGAAATGTATTTATGTTGTCCCGACGTTTTCTAATCCCACAGGAAAAGTGTGGTCAATGGAACGCCGACAGCAATTACTAGCTTTGGCTCAAAAGTATCATGTTATTGTCTTTGAAGATGACCCATATGGCGACATTCAATTTAATAAAGATGAAGAGTATGCTCCAATCGCCTCTTTAGATAAAAAGGGGACACATGTCCTATATACAAGTACGTTTTCAAAAACAGCAGTCCCTGCACTACGAACAGGTTGGATTACTGGTCCATATCAGATTATTAGACTTATGTCTCAAGCAAAACAAGCCAATGACCTTCATTCCAATTCATTGGCTCAACAAGCTCTTTATCACCTATGCATGGATTATGATTTAGATGGTCATATTCAAATGCTCATTCGAGAGTATGATGCTCGAATGAAGTTGATGCTTGGAGAATTAGAGAAAGCGAATTTACCAGGTATGAGTTATGTTGTACCTAAGGGTGGAATGTTCTTTTGGATTGAGTTAGATGAATCGGTTGACACGACTGATATGTTAGCAACTGCTGTAGAGCGTGGGGTTGCTTATGTCCCTGGCTCCCCTTTTTACGTAGGGAAAGGGAAAGAGAACACGCTGAGGTTAAACTTCACTCATTCAACTCCTGAAAAGATTGAAAAAGGTATGAAGCTCTTAACGGAAGTACTGCAAGAAAATCGGCAAGAGATTATAACTCCATAA
- a CDS encoding CPBP family intramembrane glutamic endopeptidase, with product MSEPVKVEGVDAPKEKPEVSFGWKHLILFILAYLGINIIFGLLFGIVDVISGGNLMLDTILSGYNALLYDGVVFVLAILLFKSVRTFLRPLFSLAPFKKGITYLYLLASVVLLFSSQYLIIGVLGWENPSATNDLILGDFSIEWVSILLLFSATALLTPVKEEILYRGIIHHFLEKRYHFLVGLIVSSLIFGLLHLGYPLTATLMGMVFVILFKLTRSLMVPIVLHIVWNAYAVIVLLQTF from the coding sequence ATGTCAGAACCAGTTAAAGTAGAAGGGGTAGATGCTCCAAAAGAAAAACCTGAGGTAAGCTTTGGGTGGAAACATTTGATTTTATTTATTTTAGCTTACTTAGGGATTAATATTATCTTTGGTTTACTCTTTGGAATTGTAGATGTGATTTCAGGTGGAAACTTGATGTTAGATACGATATTATCTGGGTATAATGCGTTGTTATATGATGGTGTCGTTTTTGTATTAGCCATCTTATTATTTAAAAGTGTCCGCACATTTTTAAGGCCATTGTTTTCTTTAGCCCCTTTTAAAAAAGGAATAACGTATCTTTATCTCCTTGCTAGTGTCGTGTTACTATTTTCTTCCCAATATTTAATTATTGGTGTTTTAGGGTGGGAAAATCCATCAGCCACAAATGATTTAATACTAGGTGATTTTAGTATAGAATGGGTATCGATTCTGCTATTGTTTAGTGCCACTGCCCTGTTAACACCGGTTAAAGAGGAAATCCTATATAGGGGAATTATTCATCACTTTTTAGAGAAAAGGTATCACTTTTTAGTCGGATTAATTGTTTCTTCTCTAATTTTTGGATTGTTGCATTTAGGCTATCCGTTAACAGCTACTCTTATGGGGATGGTGTTTGTTATTCTATTTAAACTGACTCGGTCCCTGATGGTGCCGATTGTATTGCATATTGTTTGGAATGCATATGCGGTTATCGTATTACTACAAACTTTCTAA
- a CDS encoding ATP-grasp domain-containing protein: protein MTLLIVNPMNDVHCRHMISLLQEKKISYIEVSSLSENDLAFYEDSLFYNGKSIMEQRIQGVYFRSVLQDPEEINITDEALQYNRKVQFSAQNEVVKAWLSILHDNRFPVINPPRNYAKFYQLYKLRNHGIPMPKTCVTSSVDVAHRFIMNNKSTVCKPLSGGSYCQRVTTSLLERIHLIENEPVIFQEEIVGEDVRVNMLDGIVLSSHIIKKSNKEILDYRTDPNYHGGNAEYEEVRLPEDVLTFCDKAMKLLGLTFSGIDLRKMKDGRYVLLECNSMPAFLDIELKTGAPITERIIDYLQSKPLVTPTITDKHITVSKKKQINQKGESLFDYYEVMKEWSERANSATNRIVIPLNEEQKQKLYLETGKINEYMEIEKKDDTLKIIGVW from the coding sequence ATGACGTTACTAATTGTAAATCCAATGAATGATGTACATTGTAGACATATGATTTCATTACTACAAGAGAAAAAAATCAGTTATATAGAAGTAAGTTCACTTTCAGAAAATGACCTGGCTTTTTATGAGGACTCGTTATTTTATAATGGGAAATCTATTATGGAACAAAGAATTCAAGGGGTTTACTTTAGGAGTGTATTACAAGATCCAGAGGAAATCAATATAACCGATGAAGCCTTGCAGTATAACAGAAAAGTTCAGTTCTCAGCTCAAAACGAAGTCGTGAAAGCGTGGTTATCTATCCTTCACGATAACAGGTTTCCCGTCATAAACCCTCCAAGAAATTATGCTAAATTTTATCAATTGTATAAATTACGGAACCATGGAATACCCATGCCTAAAACGTGTGTGACTTCATCTGTAGATGTTGCTCATCGTTTTATTATGAATAATAAGAGCACCGTGTGTAAACCTTTATCAGGTGGAAGTTACTGTCAAAGAGTCACCACAAGCTTACTCGAACGAATCCATCTTATTGAAAATGAACCTGTTATATTTCAAGAAGAGATTGTCGGTGAGGATGTCCGTGTTAACATGCTTGATGGAATAGTCTTATCTTCTCATATTATAAAAAAATCAAACAAAGAAATATTAGATTATCGAACAGACCCCAATTACCATGGGGGAAATGCAGAATATGAAGAAGTTCGTTTGCCAGAGGATGTACTTACATTTTGTGATAAAGCGATGAAGTTATTAGGATTAACATTTAGCGGAATTGACTTGCGTAAAATGAAGGATGGAAGATATGTCTTATTAGAATGTAATAGTATGCCAGCCTTTTTAGATATAGAGTTAAAAACTGGAGCTCCAATTACAGAACGAATCATTGATTATTTACAAAGTAAACCATTAGTTACTCCAACCATAACTGACAAGCATATTACCGTTTCAAAGAAAAAACAGATTAACCAAAAAGGAGAATCATTATTTGACTACTATGAAGTCATGAAAGAGTGGAGTGAAAGAGCAAACTCCGCCACTAATAGAATAGTTATCCCCCTAAATGAAGAACAGAAACAAAAATTGTATCTAGAAACGGGGAAGATAAATGAATATATGGAAATTGAAAAGAAAGACGATACATTGAAAATTATCGGTGTGTGGTAA
- a CDS encoding radical SAM/SPASM domain-containing protein, which translates to MKKYKKFYMEITSICNLACSFCPPTEREKQFLSVEDFSKRLDQIKPFTDYIYLHVKGEPLLHPKIDQLLDISHEKGFKVNITTNGTLLHKAKHKIINKPALRQMNFSLHSFDGHEGSTDKEGYVQSVLGFIKEATEQSKLIVSLRLWNLTEDNVTNLQRKRNREILQMIETEFNLDYRIEEKVVPGSGVKIADRVYLNQDYEFTWPSLIEEEDEGKGFCYGLRNQAGILANGTVIPCCLDGEGVINLGNVNEQDFSEIVAGERATKLVEGFSRREAVEELCRKCGYRKRFGT; encoded by the coding sequence TTGAAGAAATATAAGAAATTCTATATGGAAATCACAAGCATATGTAACTTAGCTTGTAGCTTCTGTCCACCAACGGAAAGAGAAAAACAATTTTTATCAGTAGAAGATTTTTCGAAACGACTTGACCAAATTAAACCATTTACAGATTATATCTATCTACATGTTAAAGGGGAGCCTTTACTGCATCCTAAAATTGACCAACTTCTTGATATTAGTCATGAAAAAGGGTTTAAAGTGAATATTACGACAAACGGTACGTTGCTTCATAAAGCAAAACATAAAATTATCAATAAGCCTGCTCTTCGTCAAATGAATTTCTCCCTCCACAGTTTTGATGGTCATGAAGGCTCTACAGATAAAGAAGGCTATGTTCAAAGCGTTCTTGGTTTTATAAAGGAAGCCACTGAGCAATCTAAGCTAATTGTTTCGTTACGACTTTGGAATTTAACAGAAGACAATGTAACCAATTTGCAACGAAAAAGAAATCGTGAAATCTTGCAAATGATTGAAACTGAATTTAATCTTGATTATAGGATTGAAGAGAAAGTTGTTCCAGGTAGCGGTGTGAAAATTGCAGATAGAGTCTATTTAAATCAAGATTATGAATTTACATGGCCAAGCCTTATAGAAGAAGAAGATGAGGGAAAGGGCTTTTGTTACGGCCTTCGAAACCAAGCGGGGATCCTTGCAAACGGAACGGTCATTCCTTGTTGTCTAGATGGGGAAGGAGTCATTAATTTAGGAAACGTCAATGAACAAGACTTCTCCGAAATTGTGGCTGGAGAAAGAGCTACAAAACTAGTAGAAGGGTTTTCTAGAAGAGAGGCCGTCGAAGAACTGTGCCGTAAATGCGGATACCGAAAAAGATTTGGGACGTAA
- a CDS encoding ATP-binding protein, translating to MLEIKAKEKILYHLEKIQTHILAMWQEKAIVRDGNHEELYVQGQKIFGLITSFINRPCDNLIKSLALEVAYKEGLTHVDEFVYNMNLYRRYLLDSLEQIDINPEERKPLLHHINYCIDEFMYLSISTFSDIASKDYEDRQFIAEESHKDRLTLLGQMSSSFVHEFRNPLTSVMGFVKLLKNESSDSRYLDIITHELEQLNFRISQFLLASKRETSLIQREETFQLKKLFDEILEFLYPSIVDGDVNITTTIDENVELHGYRDEIRQVYINLIMNAIDALQMIEGQRILHVKVVQDKNVIAVSVSNNGPAIPERVMQTIFKPFFTTKKLGTGIGLYISRKIIEKHNGTITCESNEEQTVFTTTFIE from the coding sequence ATGCTAGAGATCAAAGCAAAGGAGAAGATTCTATATCATTTAGAAAAAATACAAACACATATACTTGCAATGTGGCAAGAAAAAGCGATAGTCAGGGATGGGAATCATGAAGAACTTTATGTACAAGGACAAAAGATATTTGGCCTTATCACTTCCTTTATTAATCGACCTTGTGATAACTTAATCAAATCTTTGGCATTAGAGGTAGCGTATAAAGAAGGTCTTACTCATGTCGATGAATTTGTATATAACATGAATCTGTACCGGAGATATTTGCTAGATAGCTTAGAGCAGATCGATATAAATCCAGAAGAGCGGAAGCCATTACTTCACCATATTAATTATTGCATTGATGAATTTATGTACTTATCGATATCAACTTTTTCTGATATTGCCTCTAAAGACTATGAAGACCGACAGTTTATTGCTGAGGAATCTCATAAAGATCGCTTAACGTTACTTGGACAAATGTCGTCGAGTTTTGTTCATGAATTCAGAAACCCGTTAACCTCTGTTATGGGCTTTGTGAAGTTGTTAAAAAATGAAAGCAGTGATTCTAGGTATTTAGATATCATTACCCATGAATTAGAGCAGTTAAATTTTCGGATTTCACAATTTTTATTAGCTTCTAAAAGAGAGACCTCATTAATTCAACGAGAAGAAACATTCCAACTTAAAAAATTGTTTGATGAAATATTAGAATTTTTATATCCCAGTATTGTTGATGGTGATGTAAATATTACGACAACGATTGATGAAAATGTTGAATTACATGGCTATCGAGATGAAATACGGCAAGTGTATATTAATTTAATTATGAATGCGATTGATGCACTGCAAATGATTGAAGGACAACGCATTTTACACGTAAAAGTCGTTCAGGATAAGAATGTCATTGCAGTCAGTGTAAGCAATAATGGACCAGCTATCCCGGAAAGAGTGATGCAAACGATTTTTAAACCGTTTTTTACAACAAAGAAATTAGGAACTGGGATTGGGTTGTATATAAGTAGAAAGATAATTGAAAAGCATAACGGGACAATTACGTGCGAATCCAATGAAGAGCAAACCGTATTTACAACAACGTTCATTGAATAA
- a CDS encoding sugar-binding protein — translation MRKSGVIYSILLLCIVISLGFTGYYFMKALNYDTTFFEHEQVNDYEYHFVLIGQEIDNPYHQKVLEGALEAAKESNTLIEFIGPKQTNIEEHIKLIEMAVASKVDGILTQGLTNIDFKPVIDKAITKGIPVITIDTDLEDSKRVAYVGTDNYQAGFKIGEALVEATDGKAKIGIITGTEFANNLVLRVQGFMDAISESNDIEVISMESSNISRIQAAEKAYQMLRNYPEITAFFGTSALDGIGIAQAIEKHHSHSDILVFAFDDLEETIELMKQAQIFATLKQEPYEMGYRGVTLLIDHIEGEPIQTINYTTTEVLWSDKNMIEK, via the coding sequence ATGAGAAAGAGTGGGGTTATTTACAGTATACTTCTATTATGTATTGTTATCTCATTAGGTTTTACAGGCTACTATTTTATGAAAGCGCTTAACTACGATACAACTTTTTTTGAACATGAACAAGTAAATGACTACGAATATCATTTTGTTTTAATTGGTCAGGAAATTGATAACCCGTATCACCAAAAGGTTTTAGAGGGTGCATTAGAAGCAGCAAAGGAATCAAACACGTTGATTGAATTTATTGGTCCAAAGCAAACGAATATAGAGGAGCATATTAAACTTATTGAAATGGCTGTTGCTTCTAAGGTAGATGGAATCTTAACTCAAGGATTAACCAATATAGATTTTAAACCGGTTATTGATAAAGCCATTACGAAGGGTATTCCAGTCATTACAATTGATACCGATTTAGAAGATAGTAAAAGAGTAGCATATGTAGGCACTGATAATTATCAAGCAGGATTTAAAATTGGCGAAGCGCTTGTGGAAGCCACAGATGGAAAAGCAAAAATAGGAATCATTACTGGTACTGAATTTGCAAATAACTTAGTATTACGTGTCCAAGGATTTATGGACGCGATTAGCGAATCAAATGACATTGAAGTGATTTCGATGGAAAGCTCTAACATTAGTCGGATCCAAGCTGCTGAAAAAGCCTATCAAATGTTGCGAAACTATCCTGAGATTACAGCGTTTTTTGGAACAAGCGCATTAGATGGGATTGGAATAGCTCAAGCAATTGAGAAACATCATTCACATTCTGATATACTAGTATTTGCTTTCGACGACCTTGAAGAAACAATCGAACTGATGAAACAAGCTCAAATTTTTGCTACGTTAAAACAGGAACCGTATGAAATGGGATATCGTGGTGTAACTTTATTAATTGACCATATCGAAGGTGAACCAATTCAAACGATCAATTATACAACGACAGAAGTATTGTGGAGCGATAAAAACATGATTGAAAAGTAA
- a CDS encoding small multi-drug export protein — protein MWETISMYVSIFVMAATPWLELLIVIPIGIGLKLNPIMVAIVTYIGNALPVFIIVYLSESIKRWYQQRKARKAENKEDGEETRPKKKGKRNERGKRIFASYGLIGLAFLGPLITGIHLATVVAMSFNAPKNKILLWMNVSLVAWTIVVTIASYYGLDFILSFFN, from the coding sequence TTGTGGGAAACAATAAGCATGTATGTCAGTATATTCGTCATGGCTGCAACACCTTGGCTTGAATTGTTAATTGTTATACCGATTGGAATTGGGCTTAAGCTAAATCCAATAATGGTAGCCATTGTTACATACATTGGAAATGCCTTACCGGTTTTTATTATTGTCTATTTATCAGAGTCGATAAAGCGTTGGTATCAGCAAAGAAAAGCAAGAAAAGCCGAGAATAAAGAAGACGGTGAAGAGACGCGTCCGAAGAAAAAAGGGAAAAGAAATGAAAGAGGTAAGCGTATTTTTGCTTCGTATGGGTTAATTGGGTTGGCTTTTTTAGGACCTTTAATTACAGGAATACATTTGGCAACGGTGGTCGCGATGTCTTTTAACGCTCCAAAAAACAAAATATTACTCTGGATGAATGTAAGCTTAGTGGCCTGGACCATAGTAGTAACGATAGCTTCTTATTATGGATTAGATTTTATTCTGTCCTTTTTTAATTAA